A single window of Thalassomonas viridans DNA harbors:
- a CDS encoding zinc ribbon domain-containing protein, whose amino-acid sequence MAVINCPNCNKKISDKAKTCSYCDVDLSNQEQLNSIKRINRIKKSQTLMNYSFIAMLLFCGGFLFMFWQDVHPGSWQHTAAMTSTAVGFILYIFIRIRLIILKRNIK is encoded by the coding sequence ATGGCCGTTATTAATTGTCCGAATTGTAATAAGAAAATATCTGATAAAGCAAAGACTTGTTCATATTGCGATGTTGACCTGAGTAACCAGGAGCAGCTTAATTCCATTAAGCGCATCAACCGCATTAAAAAGTCGCAAACATTGATGAATTATTCATTTATTGCCATGCTACTTTTCTGCGGCGGTTTTCTGTTTATGTTCTGGCAAGATGTCCACCCGGGCAGCTGGCAGCATACGGCAGCCATGACCAGTACGGCTGTTGGTTTTATTCTCTATATTTTCATCCGCATACGATTAATTATTTTAAAGCGAAATATTAAATAA